One segment of Sphingomonas qomolangmaensis DNA contains the following:
- the cpaB gene encoding Flp pilus assembly protein CpaB: protein MDGRKIILLVGALVIAAVTAFMARTLMQGSAAPVAGAQQAAPVSSVKVLVATRALPVGTILGPESMKFQPWPEELIQNAYHLEGQTDLKALQGTVVRFAVPAGQPIAQGSLVRPGDRGFLAAALGPGMRAVTVPVSAQSAVAGFVFPGDRVDLILTQSVPGGGDGEPLKASETVLRNLRVLATDQRVDNQTDEAGKTVVSTYSTVTVEVTPKIAEKIAVAQTVGDLSLSLRSIADNATELEEAIASGEVSMPETDDPRAEKAMLARLAARPIEARSSVSTGADISRFQRSSVPGRPPVNAGVNMPPAPPVMPGMVTAQGPVAVTMGPVVRVSRGTSVTAVEVGGKK from the coding sequence ATGGATGGACGGAAGATCATTCTCCTGGTTGGCGCGCTCGTCATCGCCGCGGTCACCGCGTTCATGGCGCGCACGCTGATGCAGGGCAGCGCGGCGCCGGTCGCGGGCGCGCAACAGGCCGCACCGGTCAGCAGCGTCAAGGTGCTGGTCGCGACGCGCGCGCTGCCGGTGGGCACGATCCTGGGTCCCGAATCGATGAAGTTCCAGCCCTGGCCAGAAGAACTGATCCAAAACGCCTATCACCTCGAAGGGCAGACCGATCTGAAGGCGCTGCAGGGTACCGTCGTTCGCTTCGCGGTGCCGGCGGGCCAGCCGATCGCGCAAGGGTCGCTGGTGCGCCCCGGCGACCGTGGCTTTCTGGCGGCGGCATTGGGGCCGGGCATGCGCGCGGTCACCGTGCCGGTATCGGCGCAGAGCGCGGTCGCGGGCTTCGTATTTCCGGGCGATCGCGTCGACCTGATCCTGACCCAGTCGGTGCCCGGCGGCGGCGATGGCGAGCCGCTCAAGGCGTCGGAGACCGTGCTGCGCAACTTGCGGGTGCTGGCGACGGACCAGCGAGTCGACAACCAGACCGACGAAGCCGGCAAGACCGTGGTATCGACCTATTCGACCGTCACCGTCGAGGTGACGCCCAAGATCGCCGAGAAGATCGCGGTCGCGCAGACCGTCGGCGACCTGTCGCTGTCGCTGCGCTCGATCGCCGACAACGCCACCGAACTCGAAGAGGCCATCGCCTCGGGCGAGGTCAGCATGCCCGAAACCGACGATCCGCGCGCCGAAAAGGCGATGCTGGCACGGCTGGCCGCGCGGCCGATCGAAGCGCGATCGAGCGTCTCGACCGGCGCCGACATCTCGCGCTTCCAGCGCAGCAGCGTGCCCGGCCGGCCGCCGGTCAATGCGGGCGTAAACATGCCGCCGGCGCCGCCCGTCATGCCGGGGATGGTGACCGCGCAAGGTCCAGTCGCAGTCACGATGGGGCCGGTCGTACGCGTATCACGCGGCACTTCGGTGACCGCGGTCGAAGTCGGGGGAAAGAAGTAA
- a CDS encoding type II and III secretion system protein family protein: MTKIRSSLRTALVLATASGAIGASMPTAAQNVSSPSEMLQLSTGRGQLVTVREPITDVFVASDGIADVTVRSPTQFWVFGKKAGETTVYAVTRAGKVAYSSNLRVGNNFDSVGGMLNLAMPEANITATPMNGLILLTGTIANPSDGAEAERLVQAFVGEETKVVSRLRTATPLQVNLQVRIAEVSRSFVKNIGVNLTNRDGGSFLFGLAQGRQGSITTVPGVPGQPNAPVDANGQVPGGSLYRYPAQQTGSTLLGAAGRFLGTDLLASLDLGETIGQVTTLANPNLTALSGETATFLAGGEIPIPISQGLGAVSVQYKQYGVSLAYTPTVLADGRISLRVRPEVSELSSAGAVTIEGVQVPALTTRRAETTIELGSGQSFMIAGLLQNNHNNQIEKTPGVGDLPILGALFRSNGFRRQETELVIVVTPYLVKPIDGNQIALPTDGYQSPTDVERILLGQLNGGGPAGERPKPSMAPPTVAAPSFGASAPVLPAGPALPGRQLPTAAPLPDPFAAAPQEKPRRKPKKAKGDVAPGFSVN; this comes from the coding sequence ATGACGAAGATCCGCTCTTCGCTGCGCACCGCGCTGGTGCTGGCCACCGCTTCGGGTGCGATCGGTGCATCGATGCCGACCGCCGCGCAGAATGTCAGTTCGCCGAGCGAAATGCTCCAGCTGAGCACCGGGCGCGGCCAATTGGTCACGGTGCGCGAGCCGATCACCGATGTGTTCGTCGCCAGCGACGGCATCGCCGACGTCACCGTCCGCTCGCCGACCCAATTCTGGGTGTTCGGCAAGAAAGCGGGGGAAACCACGGTCTACGCCGTCACCAGGGCGGGCAAGGTCGCCTATTCGTCGAACCTACGCGTCGGCAATAATTTCGACAGCGTCGGCGGCATGCTCAACCTGGCGATGCCCGAGGCGAACATCACCGCGACGCCGATGAACGGCTTGATCCTGCTGACCGGCACGATCGCCAACCCCTCCGACGGCGCCGAGGCCGAACGGCTGGTGCAGGCGTTCGTCGGCGAGGAGACCAAGGTCGTCTCGCGGCTGCGCACCGCGACCCCGCTGCAGGTGAATTTGCAGGTGCGGATCGCCGAGGTCAGCCGCAGCTTCGTCAAGAATATCGGCGTCAACCTCACCAACCGCGACGGCGGATCGTTCCTGTTCGGCCTCGCCCAAGGCCGGCAGGGTTCGATCACGACAGTGCCTGGCGTACCCGGCCAGCCCAACGCCCCGGTCGATGCCAATGGCCAGGTGCCGGGGGGCAGCCTGTACAGGTACCCGGCGCAACAGACGGGCAGCACGCTGCTTGGCGCCGCGGGCCGGTTCCTCGGCACCGACCTTCTGGCCTCGCTCGACCTGGGCGAGACGATCGGCCAGGTGACGACGCTCGCCAATCCCAACCTGACCGCGCTGTCGGGCGAAACCGCCACCTTCCTGGCGGGCGGCGAAATCCCGATTCCGATCAGCCAGGGGCTGGGTGCGGTATCGGTGCAGTATAAGCAATATGGCGTCAGCCTGGCCTATACCCCGACGGTGCTGGCCGATGGCCGCATCTCGCTGCGCGTCCGCCCCGAGGTTTCCGAATTGTCCTCGGCGGGCGCGGTGACGATCGAAGGCGTGCAGGTGCCGGCGCTGACGACGCGGCGCGCCGAAACGACGATCGAGCTCGGCTCGGGCCAGAGCTTCATGATCGCCGGGCTGCTGCAGAACAACCACAACAACCAGATCGAAAAGACCCCGGGCGTCGGCGACCTGCCGATCCTCGGTGCACTGTTCCGCTCGAACGGCTTTCGCCGGCAGGAAACCGAACTGGTGATCGTCGTCACGCCCTATCTGGTGAAGCCGATCGACGGCAACCAGATCGCGCTGCCCACCGACGGCTACCAATCGCCCACCGATGTCGAGCGCATCCTGCTGGGGCAGCTCAACGGCGGCGGCCCGGCTGGCGAACGGCCCAAGCCGAGCATGGCACCGCCGACGGTGGCGGCACCCAGCTTCGGCGCGAGCGCGCCGGTGTTGCCCGCCGGTCCCGCGCTGCCCGGACGGCAGCTGCCGACCGCCGCGCCGCTGCCCGACCCGTTCGCGGCGGCGCCGCAGGAAAAGCCGCGTCGCAAGCCCAAGAAGGCCAAGGGCGACGTCGCCCCCGGCTTCAGCGTCAATTGA
- a CDS encoding CpaD family pilus assembly lipoprotein: MHPRLYLAAILLPATLLGGCGGTLNRGVESVHQPVVSRTDYVFDVQSTGQGLATGENARLAGWLASLEAGYGDRLSVDDQPAFDPAARAAVAAEASRYGLLLADTAPVTVGALTPGTVRVVLSRMVAAVPGCPDHSRMYEPNYGAHTSSNFGCGINSNLAAMVARPEDLVRGRRGADVTDTATATKPIQALRDRQPPADAALPAVSTGGTGSN, from the coding sequence ATGCATCCGCGCCTTTACCTCGCCGCGATCCTGCTGCCCGCCACGCTGCTGGGCGGCTGCGGCGGCACGCTCAACCGCGGCGTCGAATCGGTTCACCAGCCGGTGGTCAGCCGCACCGATTATGTGTTCGACGTCCAGTCGACCGGCCAGGGTCTGGCAACCGGCGAAAATGCCCGCCTGGCCGGCTGGCTCGCCTCGCTCGAGGCCGGCTATGGCGACCGTCTTTCGGTCGACGACCAGCCGGCATTCGATCCCGCCGCGCGCGCCGCGGTCGCTGCCGAGGCTTCGCGCTACGGCCTGCTGCTGGCCGATACCGCGCCGGTGACGGTCGGCGCGCTGACGCCGGGCACCGTCCGCGTGGTGCTCAGCCGCATGGTTGCCGCGGTGCCGGGATGCCCCGACCATAGCCGGATGTACGAACCCAATTACGGCGCACACACCTCGTCGAACTTCGGCTGCGGGATCAATTCCAATCTCGCGGCGATGGTCGCGCGGCCCGAAGACCTGGTGCGCGGCCGCCGCGGTGCCGACGTGACCGACACTGCTACCGCCACCAAGCCGATCCAGGCGCTGCGCGATCGCCAGCCCCCCGCCGATGCGGCGCTGCCTGCAGTTTCCACCGGCGGCACGGGGAGCAACTGA
- a CDS encoding AAA family ATPase, with amino-acid sequence MNAPWNPARTGAVREPFMAFVCDENSAETMRSVTVEQGWAPEKVNKGGLRNAVQTLSVSASPHILLVDLSESGDPLNDINALAEVCEPGTVVIACGQVNDVRLYRDLVASGIHDYLLKPLNPDALRETLSQVQAMLNAPKTVEASTERAHAAIAVVGTRGGVGASSMATSIAWLMSDKGGRTTALLDLDIHFGTGALALDLEPGRGLTDAIENPSRIDGLFIERAMVRASDKLAVLSAEAPIHAPVMNDGTAFFQLQEEIRTAFETTVIDLPRAMLVQFPHLVTDVQIAVIVTEYTLAAARDAIRILSWFKTNAPQTTVIIMANRVHQASLEISRKDFETSIERKIDVAVPFDQKMCAQAAKLGKPIAEVGRGSKTVAPITDLVGRLLALTESAETAEAGGKTRAKAQAEPGAKGGSLLGKLNLRMPRMAKN; translated from the coding sequence ATGAACGCCCCCTGGAATCCGGCACGCACCGGCGCGGTCCGCGAACCCTTTATGGCGTTCGTCTGCGACGAAAACAGCGCCGAGACGATGCGAAGCGTCACGGTCGAACAGGGCTGGGCGCCCGAAAAGGTCAACAAGGGCGGGCTGCGCAATGCGGTGCAGACGCTGTCGGTATCCGCCAGCCCGCACATCCTGTTGGTCGACCTGTCCGAAAGCGGCGATCCGCTCAACGACATCAATGCGCTGGCCGAGGTGTGCGAGCCGGGAACCGTGGTGATCGCCTGCGGCCAGGTGAACGATGTTCGGCTGTATCGCGATCTGGTCGCCAGCGGCATCCACGATTATCTGCTCAAGCCGCTCAACCCCGATGCGCTGCGCGAAACCCTGTCGCAGGTCCAGGCGATGCTCAACGCCCCCAAGACGGTCGAGGCTAGCACCGAGCGGGCGCATGCCGCGATCGCGGTGGTCGGCACGCGCGGCGGGGTCGGCGCATCGAGCATGGCAACCTCGATCGCCTGGCTGATGAGCGACAAGGGCGGGCGCACCACCGCGCTGCTCGATCTCGACATCCATTTCGGCACCGGCGCGCTCGCGCTCGACCTCGAGCCGGGGCGCGGGCTGACCGACGCGATCGAGAACCCAAGCCGGATCGACGGGCTGTTCATCGAACGCGCAATGGTGCGCGCGTCGGACAAGCTGGCGGTGCTGTCGGCCGAGGCGCCGATCCATGCGCCGGTGATGAACGACGGTACCGCTTTCTTCCAATTGCAGGAGGAAATCCGCACGGCGTTCGAAACCACGGTGATCGATTTGCCGCGCGCGATGCTGGTGCAGTTCCCGCATCTCGTCACCGATGTGCAGATCGCGGTGATCGTCACCGAATACACGCTGGCGGCGGCGCGCGATGCGATCCGGATCCTGTCGTGGTTCAAGACGAACGCGCCGCAGACGACGGTCATCATCATGGCGAACCGGGTGCATCAGGCGTCACTCGAAATTTCGCGCAAGGATTTCGAGACCTCGATCGAGCGCAAGATCGATGTCGCGGTGCCCTTCGATCAGAAGATGTGCGCGCAAGCCGCCAAGCTCGGCAAGCCGATCGCCGAGGTCGGTCGCGGATCGAAGACCGTGGCGCCGATCACCGATCTGGTCGGCCGGCTGCTTGCGTTGACCGAGTCGGCCGAGACTGCCGAAGCCGGTGGCAAGACCAGGGCAAAGGCCCAGGCCGAGCCTGGCGCCAAGGGCGGATCGCTGCTGGGCAAGCTCAACCTGCGGATGCCGCGCATGGCCAAGAATTGA
- a CDS encoding type II secretion system F family protein → MVTLGAFAVLALVLFAFAGPSTARASARRLTAVRDRHATVANGGLMDAQLRRISNRRQTTTFDRAATRLLPNPAELQKRLAMTGKSWTVGQYGMVTLGLFVVIGVGLWLRGLPLLLALLLGVFVGAGLPHYWVGKTIKARIAKFNTKFPDAIELLVRGLRSGLPITETIAVVGAELDGPVGEEFRSVADKMKIGRTMDVALQETADRLGTPEFQFFVITIAIQRETGGNLAETLANLADVLRKRMQMKLKIRAMSSESKASAYIVGSLPFIVFGMIWFINASYMQNFFIDERLMIAGGGGLVWMSIGGFIMAKMVDFEI, encoded by the coding sequence ATGGTGACGCTGGGCGCATTCGCGGTGCTGGCGCTGGTGCTGTTCGCCTTCGCCGGACCATCGACCGCACGCGCCAGCGCGCGCCGCCTGACCGCGGTGCGCGATCGTCACGCAACCGTCGCCAATGGCGGGCTGATGGACGCGCAGCTTCGGCGCATCTCGAACCGCCGGCAAACCACCACGTTCGACCGCGCCGCAACCCGGCTGCTGCCCAACCCAGCCGAGCTGCAGAAGCGGCTGGCAATGACCGGCAAAAGCTGGACCGTTGGTCAATATGGCATGGTGACGCTGGGGCTGTTCGTCGTCATCGGGGTGGGATTATGGCTGCGCGGGCTGCCGCTGCTGCTGGCGCTGCTGCTGGGCGTATTCGTCGGCGCGGGGCTGCCGCATTATTGGGTCGGCAAGACGATCAAGGCGCGAATCGCCAAGTTCAACACCAAATTCCCCGATGCGATCGAATTGTTGGTGCGCGGCCTGCGGTCGGGCTTGCCGATCACCGAGACGATCGCGGTGGTGGGCGCCGAGCTCGACGGGCCGGTGGGCGAGGAATTCCGATCGGTCGCCGACAAGATGAAGATCGGCCGCACGATGGACGTCGCGCTCCAGGAAACCGCCGACCGGCTGGGCACCCCCGAATTCCAGTTCTTCGTCATCACCATCGCGATCCAGCGCGAGACCGGCGGCAACCTTGCCGAAACGCTCGCGAACCTGGCCGATGTGCTGCGCAAGCGGATGCAGATGAAGCTGAAGATCCGCGCGATGTCCTCCGAATCGAAGGCGTCGGCCTATATCGTCGGGTCGCTGCCGTTCATCGTCTTCGGGATGATCTGGTTCATCAACGCCTCGTACATGCAGAATTTCTTCATCGACGAGCGGCTGATGATCGCGGGCGGCGGCGGCTTGGTCTGGATGAGCATCGGTGGGTTCATCATGGCCAAGATGGTCGATTTCGAAATCTGA
- a CDS encoding type II secretion system F family protein, whose protein sequence is MEPGAGPTILGVDVITVATFLAAIAAFAVMLAIYVATTVRDPMTKRVKALQDRREQLKAGITASTGKRRAKLVQQNDTTDRMRNVLSSLKVLQDSQLKAAQIKLLQAGIRSKDWAVAVIFGRMVLPVLIGGPMLYWVYGTEGFADWSPLKAYGLVAASFIGAYKAPDLYLQNKITKRSDAIRKGLPDALDLLVICAEAGLTVDAAFHRVAKELGRAYPELGEEFQLTAIELGFLSDRRQAFENLAARINLDAIKGVVTTMIQTEKYGTPLASALRVLSAEFRNERMMRAEEKAARLPAIMTIPLILFILPVLFIVILGPAACDISDALIT, encoded by the coding sequence ATGGAACCGGGTGCTGGTCCCACGATCCTGGGGGTCGACGTCATCACCGTCGCCACCTTCCTGGCGGCGATCGCCGCGTTTGCGGTGATGCTGGCAATCTATGTCGCGACCACGGTGCGCGATCCGATGACCAAGCGCGTCAAGGCGCTGCAGGACCGCCGCGAACAGCTGAAAGCAGGGATCACCGCCTCGACCGGCAAGCGGCGCGCCAAGCTGGTCCAGCAAAACGACACCACCGACCGCATGCGCAACGTGCTGTCGTCGCTGAAGGTGCTGCAGGATTCGCAGCTCAAGGCGGCGCAGATCAAATTGTTGCAGGCGGGAATCCGATCGAAGGATTGGGCGGTCGCGGTGATCTTCGGGCGGATGGTGCTGCCGGTCCTGATCGGTGGGCCGATGCTATATTGGGTGTACGGCACCGAGGGCTTTGCCGATTGGAGCCCGCTCAAGGCCTATGGCCTGGTCGCGGCGAGCTTCATCGGCGCGTACAAGGCGCCCGACCTGTATCTGCAAAACAAGATCACCAAGCGATCCGACGCGATCCGCAAGGGGCTGCCCGACGCGCTCGACCTGCTGGTGATCTGTGCCGAGGCAGGCCTGACGGTCGATGCCGCCTTCCACCGCGTCGCCAAGGAACTGGGGCGCGCCTATCCCGAACTCGGCGAGGAATTCCAGCTGACCGCGATCGAATTGGGCTTCCTGTCCGATCGCCGCCAGGCGTTCGAGAATCTTGCCGCGCGGATCAACCTCGACGCGATCAAGGGCGTCGTCACCACGATGATCCAGACCGAGAAATACGGCACCCCGCTCGCCTCGGCGCTGCGCGTGCTGTCGGCCGAATTCCGCAACGAACGGATGATGCGCGCCGAGGAGAAGGCCGCGCGGCTGCCCGCGATCATGACGATCCCGCTGATCCTGTTCATCCTGCCGGTGCTGTTCATCGTGATCCTGGGGCCGGCGGCGTGCGACATCAGCGACGCACTGATCACATGA